In Thermoleophilia bacterium, one DNA window encodes the following:
- a CDS encoding inositol-3-phosphate synthase, producing the protein MSTSVNVAIIGVGNCASSFVQGVQFYKDANETDFIPGLMHTVLGGYHVRDINFTAAIDIDARKVGTDLADAVFCEPNNTIKFSDVPKTGITVARGMTHDGLGKYLSEIITKAPGETADIVGLLKDTKTDVVVSYLPVGSEEATKWYVEQILQAGCGFVNCIPVFIGREHYWQERFRERGVPIVGDDIKSQVGATIVHRQLTRLMRERGVRLKHTSQLNFGGNTDFLNMLERERLESKKISKTNAVTSVLDYELDKGDIHIGPSDYVPWLTDRKWAHIRLEGQAFGDVPLSIELKLEVWDSPNSAGVVIDAVRCCKVAMDRGISGTLEGPSAYFMKSPPVQHPDDIARVMTEAFISGESNAALPHSAE; encoded by the coding sequence GTGAGTACATCCGTCAACGTCGCCATCATTGGCGTGGGCAACTGTGCCTCGTCGTTCGTTCAAGGCGTCCAGTTCTACAAGGACGCCAACGAGACCGACTTCATCCCGGGGCTGATGCACACCGTTCTGGGTGGGTACCACGTCCGCGACATCAACTTCACGGCGGCGATCGACATCGACGCGCGCAAGGTCGGCACCGACCTCGCCGACGCCGTCTTCTGCGAGCCGAACAACACGATCAAGTTCTCGGACGTCCCGAAAACGGGCATCACGGTCGCCCGTGGGATGACGCATGACGGGCTTGGCAAGTATCTGTCCGAGATCATCACCAAGGCCCCAGGTGAAACCGCCGACATCGTCGGCCTTCTCAAGGACACCAAGACCGACGTGGTGGTGTCCTACCTCCCGGTGGGTTCCGAGGAAGCCACCAAGTGGTATGTCGAGCAGATCCTCCAGGCCGGCTGTGGGTTCGTCAACTGCATCCCCGTGTTCATCGGCCGTGAGCACTACTGGCAGGAGCGCTTCCGCGAGCGCGGCGTGCCGATCGTGGGAGACGACATCAAGAGCCAAGTGGGCGCCACCATCGTGCACCGGCAGCTCACCCGTCTCATGCGCGAGCGCGGTGTGCGCCTGAAGCACACCAGCCAGCTCAACTTCGGCGGCAACACCGACTTCCTCAACATGCTCGAGCGCGAGCGCCTCGAGTCGAAGAAGATCAGCAAGACCAACGCGGTCACCTCGGTGCTCGATTACGAACTCGACAAGGGCGACATCCACATCGGTCCGTCGGACTACGTCCCGTGGCTCACCGACCGTAAGTGGGCGCACATCCGACTCGAGGGCCAGGCCTTCGGCGATGTCCCCCTCAGCATCGAACTCAAGCTCGAGGTCTGGGACTCCCCGAACTCGGCCGGTGTCGTCATCGACGCCGTGCGCTGCTGCAAGGTCGCCATGGACCGCGGTATTTCCGGAACGCTGGAGGGTCCGTCGGCGTACTTCATGAAGAGCCCGCCCGTGCAGCACCCGGACGACATCGCCCGGGTGATGACCGAGGCCTTCATTAGCGGCGAGAGCAACGCCGCGCTCCCGCACAGCGCGGAATAG
- a CDS encoding CDP-alcohol phosphatidyltransferase family protein has protein sequence MVRVLVRAGVTPNAVTVFGFLATVATAILVGGHLWIAAGIVFVIGSISDMFDGAVARMSGRTSRFGAFLDSNLDRLGEGLVLGGIGVALAVDGHIWAVGMTFAALAGSFMVSYARARAEGLGITSNRGGVMTRTERLLLVGFGIFFGGWGITLPVVVTILTVGTLITFAQRMIYVHSFLRNADSAPDAANRRGDTTT, from the coding sequence ATGGTGCGCGTGCTCGTCCGGGCCGGCGTCACCCCGAACGCCGTCACCGTGTTCGGGTTTCTCGCCACGGTGGCGACCGCGATCCTCGTGGGCGGGCACCTGTGGATCGCTGCGGGCATCGTGTTCGTGATCGGATCGATCAGCGACATGTTCGATGGCGCGGTGGCGCGCATGTCGGGCAGGACCAGTCGGTTTGGGGCGTTCCTCGACTCCAACCTCGATCGCCTGGGTGAAGGCCTGGTACTCGGGGGCATCGGCGTGGCGCTGGCAGTGGACGGCCACATCTGGGCCGTCGGCATGACGTTCGCCGCCCTCGCCGGATCGTTCATGGTGTCCTACGCTCGGGCGCGTGCCGAGGGTCTCGGCATCACCTCGAACCGCGGGGGCGTCATGACCCGCACCGAACGACTGCTCCTCGTCGGGTTCGGCATCTTCTTTGGCGGGTGGGGAATCACTCTTCCCGTGGTGGTGACAATCCTCACCGTTGGCACCCTCATTACGTTCGCGCAGCGAATGATCTACGTACACTCGTTCCTCCGGAACGCCGACAGCGCGCCGGATGCCGCTAACCGAAGGGGAGACACGACTACGTGA
- a CDS encoding FAA hydrolase family protein: protein MRLCSFRGLDGPVPGLVDGEWVTPLAVGSTVDVIRGRAPEPRGAAVRLADVVLEAPVIPGAAIGIGLNYRAHAIETGMEPPSEPVLFAKLRGAVTRPSGPVTVPRWTTQLDYEGELGVVIGRTARDVTVRSALDHVFGYLVVNDVSARDRQRTEPQWIRAKSGATFMPMGPWITSADEVGDPQDLRIRTWVNGDLRQDTSTAEMIFPVADLVAYVSTVFPLEPGDIITTGTPAGVGVGMVPTRFLAPGDVVRIEIDRVGIIEHAVEAG, encoded by the coding sequence ATGCGTCTGTGCTCATTTCGCGGCCTCGATGGCCCCGTGCCCGGTCTCGTCGATGGCGAGTGGGTCACCCCCCTCGCGGTGGGTTCCACCGTTGACGTCATCCGCGGCCGTGCCCCCGAGCCCCGAGGCGCTGCGGTTCGCCTGGCCGACGTGGTCCTCGAAGCGCCGGTCATCCCGGGGGCGGCCATCGGGATCGGCCTCAACTACCGGGCGCACGCGATTGAGACCGGCATGGAACCCCCGTCGGAGCCGGTGCTGTTCGCCAAACTGCGCGGCGCCGTCACCCGCCCGTCGGGGCCGGTGACGGTACCGAGGTGGACCACCCAACTCGACTACGAGGGCGAACTCGGGGTGGTTATCGGTCGTACGGCGCGTGACGTGACTGTGCGCTCCGCCCTCGATCACGTCTTCGGGTACCTCGTGGTGAACGACGTGAGTGCCCGTGACCGCCAGCGCACCGAGCCCCAGTGGATACGTGCGAAGAGCGGCGCCACGTTCATGCCCATGGGTCCGTGGATCACCAGTGCCGATGAGGTGGGTGATCCTCAGGATCTGCGCATCCGCACCTGGGTGAACGGGGATCTTCGCCAGGATACGAGCACCGCCGAGATGATTTTTCCGGTTGCCGATCTGGTGGCGTACGTATCCACGGTGTTCCCACTCGAGCCGGGCGACATCATCACGACGGGGACCCCAGCGGGGGTGGGCGTGGGAATGGTCCCCACGCGGTTCCTCGCCCCCGGCGACGTCGTTCGAATCGAGATCGACCGCGTGGGGATAATCGAGCACGCCGTGGAGGCCGGATGA
- a CDS encoding methylenetetrahydrofolate reductase, whose translation MAPLTVQRPVWPAAPTPATAPDPTRPAAGIATAPVTTANGYAVTTGILPGRNPRARATHQEFRWHRNASVRNPCPGTDGISGTAESINPLLAWPPVSFPTRLETALAEGRFAVTSEMGPPKSADPAIIAAKARLLGPVTDAVNITDNQTAQSRMCPLACGRIALDNGAEPVMQMTVRDRNRMALTSDILGASALGIHNTLSMSGDPIHIGNHPDATVVNDIDTMGLLRLQSSLAAGHFMNATDEELAGEPPHLVIGATAHPAADDPDVEISKIRAKMEAGAAFFQTQLVYEPERVAAFMARLEAADLPAMPKLLIGVGPFKHLRMAEHMRDNVWGVTVPDALITRMRDATDDGEVGMSICVEVIQALREIPGVAGIHVMAIAWEDAVPEILSRAGLA comes from the coding sequence ATGGCGCCGCTGACGGTGCAACGGCCCGTGTGGCCCGCAGCCCCAACGCCCGCGACGGCACCGGACCCAACGCGACCGGCCGCAGGCATAGCGACGGCGCCGGTGACGACGGCGAACGGATATGCCGTCACGACGGGAATTCTCCCGGGGAGGAATCCACGTGCACGAGCGACCCACCAGGAGTTCCGATGGCATAGGAATGCCTCAGTACGGAATCCGTGCCCCGGCACGGACGGCATCTCGGGCACTGCCGAATCCATAAATCCCCTGCTAGCGTGGCCGCCCGTGAGTTTTCCGACCCGCCTCGAGACCGCCCTTGCCGAGGGGCGGTTCGCCGTCACCAGCGAAATGGGTCCGCCGAAGAGCGCGGATCCCGCGATCATCGCTGCCAAGGCGCGCCTCCTCGGCCCCGTGACCGACGCCGTGAACATCACGGACAACCAGACGGCGCAGTCGCGCATGTGCCCGCTCGCCTGCGGCCGTATCGCGCTCGACAACGGCGCTGAGCCCGTCATGCAGATGACCGTGCGCGACCGCAACCGGATGGCGCTCACCAGTGACATCCTCGGGGCGTCGGCCCTCGGAATCCACAACACCCTCTCCATGAGCGGCGACCCCATCCACATCGGAAATCATCCCGACGCGACCGTGGTCAACGACATCGACACCATGGGGCTGCTGCGCCTGCAGTCGTCGCTCGCCGCGGGCCACTTCATGAACGCGACCGATGAGGAACTCGCCGGCGAACCCCCGCACCTCGTGATCGGAGCCACCGCCCACCCGGCCGCCGACGATCCCGACGTCGAGATCTCGAAGATCCGGGCGAAAATGGAGGCCGGGGCCGCCTTCTTCCAAACCCAGTTGGTCTATGAGCCCGAGCGAGTCGCCGCCTTCATGGCGCGACTGGAGGCCGCCGATCTGCCCGCCATGCCGAAGTTGCTCATCGGGGTGGGACCGTTCAAGCACCTGCGCATGGCCGAGCACATGCGCGACAACGTGTGGGGCGTCACGGTTCCGGACGCGCTCATCACGCGCATGCGCGACGCGACGGACGACGGCGAGGTGGGCATGTCCATCTGCGTCGAGGTCATCCAGGCGCTGAGGGAGATCCCGGGAGTCGCGGGCATCCACGTGATGGCCATCGCCTGGGAGGACGCGGTGCCCGAGATCCTGTCCCGGGCGGGCCTCGCCTGA
- a CDS encoding biotin transporter BioY — MVDRVVPQGGTKINAMVRDIVLVLAGTGVVAGLAQISIPWHPVPFTGQTLAVLLVGGLLGALRGALALAAYFVIGALGAPIFSDQLGGWDIITGATGGYIIGFILAAALVGWMAERGADRRVVSTIGVLLMGNVLIYAIGLPWLANWSPAGDGVKFGWSQAYEYGLQPFVLGDLIKLAIVAAVLPAGWALLQKTGLGRDRKDDGPTAGLL, encoded by the coding sequence ATGGTGGACCGCGTCGTTCCGCAGGGCGGCACAAAGATCAACGCGATGGTCCGCGACATCGTCCTGGTCCTCGCCGGTACCGGCGTCGTGGCCGGACTCGCCCAGATCTCAATCCCGTGGCACCCCGTGCCCTTCACGGGGCAGACCCTCGCCGTGCTTCTCGTCGGCGGGCTGCTCGGTGCGCTGCGCGGCGCCTTGGCGCTCGCGGCGTACTTCGTCATCGGAGCGCTGGGCGCCCCGATCTTCAGCGACCAGTTAGGTGGCTGGGACATCATCACCGGTGCCACCGGTGGGTACATCATCGGCTTCATCCTCGCCGCTGCACTGGTGGGGTGGATGGCTGAGCGTGGCGCGGATCGGCGTGTGGTGTCAACGATCGGCGTGCTCCTGATGGGCAACGTCCTCATCTACGCCATCGGCCTTCCGTGGCTCGCCAATTGGTCTCCGGCCGGTGACGGCGTGAAGTTCGGGTGGTCGCAGGCCTACGAGTACGGTCTGCAGCCCTTCGTACTCGGCGACCTCATCAAACTCGCCATCGTCGCCGCCGTCCTCCCCGCCGGCTGGGCGTTGCTCCAGAAGACCGGTCTCGGGCGTGACCGCAAGGACGACGGGCCCACGGCGGGGTTGCTGTAG
- the dnaK gene encoding molecular chaperone DnaK, producing the protein MGKTIGIDLGTTNSAMAVLTGGEPEIIPNAEGGRTTPSVVAFTSGGERLVGAVARRQSVTNPQNTIFSVKRFMGREFSEVTEEMTIVPYAVAPGSSGDVRITAGGKEWSPPEISAMILQKLKADAEAFLGETVDSAVITVPAYFNDAQRQATKDAGTIAGLDVKRIINEPTAAALAYGLDKETERTILVFDLGGGTFDVSILEIGDGVFQVKSTNGDNHLGGDNFDKAVVDWMVAEFKQSQGIDLGQDPMALQRLYEAAEKAKIELSTTTQAAINLPFITADAAGPKHLDLSLTRANFEELTHHLLQRLEGPTKRALTDAGVSGKDIEHVVLVGGMTRMPAVQDRVTELTGKEPHRGVNPDEVVAVGAAIQAGVLAGEVKDVLLLDVTPLSLGIETKGGVFTRLIERNTTIPTKKSEVFSTAEANQNQVEIHVLQGEREMASFNRTLGRFNLTGIPSAPSGVPQIEVTFDIDANGIVHVSAKDRGTGIEQTIEIKSSSGLSDEEVKQMMDEAESHADEDKRLRALADARNESEARVHEAERQLKDHGDRVDADLTAEIESAVQAATASQASEDLASIEAATESLTTALHKLSEQVYQHAAAEQQGAGETGDEIVEDADYEVIDEDEPGDKV; encoded by the coding sequence ATGGGCAAGACAATCGGAATCGACCTTGGTACGACCAACTCGGCGATGGCCGTGCTCACCGGTGGGGAGCCCGAGATCATTCCCAACGCGGAGGGCGGTCGAACGACTCCGTCGGTTGTCGCCTTCACCTCTGGCGGTGAGCGCCTCGTGGGCGCCGTCGCACGTCGTCAGTCGGTGACGAATCCTCAGAACACGATCTTCAGCGTCAAGCGCTTCATGGGGCGGGAGTTCTCCGAGGTCACCGAGGAGATGACCATCGTTCCCTACGCAGTGGCTCCGGGATCCAGCGGGGACGTGCGCATCACCGCGGGTGGCAAGGAGTGGTCGCCGCCCGAGATCAGCGCGATGATCCTGCAGAAGCTGAAAGCGGATGCCGAGGCCTTCCTCGGCGAGACCGTCGACAGCGCGGTCATCACGGTGCCGGCCTACTTCAACGACGCACAGCGCCAGGCCACTAAGGACGCCGGCACGATCGCCGGTCTCGACGTCAAGCGCATCATCAACGAGCCCACTGCGGCGGCGCTGGCCTACGGACTCGACAAGGAGACCGAGCGCACCATCCTCGTGTTCGACCTTGGCGGTGGCACCTTTGATGTGTCCATCCTTGAGATTGGCGACGGCGTGTTTCAGGTGAAGTCCACCAACGGCGACAACCACCTGGGTGGCGACAACTTCGACAAGGCGGTCGTGGACTGGATGGTCGCCGAGTTCAAGCAGAGCCAGGGCATCGACTTGGGGCAGGACCCCATGGCCCTCCAGCGTCTGTACGAGGCGGCCGAGAAGGCGAAGATCGAACTCTCGACCACCACGCAGGCCGCCATCAACCTGCCGTTCATCACGGCGGACGCCGCGGGGCCGAAGCACCTCGACCTCTCGCTCACCCGAGCGAACTTCGAGGAGCTGACCCACCATCTCCTGCAGCGACTGGAGGGGCCGACCAAGCGGGCGCTGACCGACGCCGGCGTGTCGGGCAAGGACATCGAGCACGTGGTGCTGGTGGGGGGTATGACGCGCATGCCGGCGGTGCAGGACCGGGTGACCGAACTCACGGGCAAGGAGCCCCACCGGGGTGTCAATCCCGACGAGGTGGTCGCCGTGGGCGCCGCCATCCAGGCCGGTGTTCTCGCCGGTGAGGTCAAGGACGTGCTCCTTCTCGATGTCACTCCGCTGTCACTCGGTATCGAGACGAAGGGCGGCGTGTTCACGCGACTGATCGAGCGCAACACCACGATCCCGACGAAGAAGAGCGAGGTGTTCTCGACGGCCGAGGCCAACCAGAATCAGGTCGAGATCCACGTGCTGCAGGGCGAGCGCGAGATGGCCTCGTTCAACCGGACCCTCGGCCGCTTCAACCTCACGGGCATCCCGTCCGCCCCCAGCGGCGTGCCGCAGATCGAGGTCACGTTCGACATCGATGCCAACGGCATCGTGCACGTGTCCGCGAAGGATCGCGGAACGGGGATCGAGCAGACCATCGAGATTAAGAGTTCGAGCGGTCTGTCCGACGAGGAGGTCAAGCAGATGATGGACGAGGCCGAGTCGCACGCCGACGAGGACAAGCGCCTCCGTGCACTGGCGGACGCCCGTAACGAGAGCGAGGCACGTGTTCACGAGGCCGAGCGTCAACTGAAGGATCACGGCGACAGAGTCGATGCCGACCTCACGGCCGAGATCGAGTCGGCGGTGCAGGCCGCGACGGCCAGTCAGGCGAGTGAGGACCTGGCGTCCATTGAGGCCGCTACCGAGTCGCTCACCACCGCGCTCCACAAACTGTCCGAACAGGTTTACCAGCACGCGGCCGCCGAGCAGCAGGGCGCGGGCGAAACCGGTGACGAGATTGTCGAAGACGCCGACTACGAGGTCATTGACGAGGACGAGCCGGGCGACAAGGTCTAA
- the grpE gene encoding nucleotide exchange factor GrpE: protein MTRLSKTPTTRSLTRTSRATRSKGTSVTDSDHNPTLSEEPGVPGDEVGTPGPSGQDEPQDKPQDEPQDEPQDELTVMTAERDDYLDQLQRSRADFDNYRKRVERERPLLAEVGVRNLVGELLPVLDNLERALDALVAAGITDAVGIVSGVDMVNKQLVGLLASRGVEEIPATGQEFDPTVHEAVHRIETDDHPEGAVVTVVERGYRMSDAVIRPARVVVSGGPGRGAAP from the coding sequence GTGACGAGATTGTCGAAGACGCCGACTACGAGGTCATTGACGAGGACGAGCCGGGCGACAAGGTCTAAGGGAACCTCAGTGACCGATTCCGACCACAACCCAACCCTGTCTGAGGAGCCCGGTGTCCCGGGCGACGAGGTCGGGACACCGGGTCCCTCGGGGCAGGACGAGCCACAGGACAAGCCACAGGACGAGCCACAGGACGAGCCACAGGACGAGCTCACCGTCATGACCGCCGAGCGGGACGACTACCTCGACCAATTGCAGCGCAGTCGGGCGGATTTCGACAACTACCGCAAGCGCGTGGAGCGCGAGCGGCCGCTGTTGGCGGAGGTCGGGGTGCGGAATCTCGTCGGCGAGTTGCTGCCCGTGCTCGACAACCTCGAACGTGCCCTCGACGCCCTTGTGGCTGCGGGGATCACGGACGCCGTCGGGATCGTCTCGGGCGTTGACATGGTGAACAAGCAACTGGTGGGCCTCTTAGCGAGTCGTGGTGTGGAGGAGATCCCCGCCACGGGGCAGGAGTTCGACCCCACCGTCCATGAGGCGGTCCACCGCATCGAGACCGACGACCACCCCGAGGGCGCTGTTGTTACGGTGGTGGAGCGCGGCTACCGGATGTCGGACGCCGTCATCCGCCCCGCGCGCGTGGTGGTATCGGGCGGACCGGGACGGGGGGCCGCCCCCTGA
- the dnaJ gene encoding molecular chaperone DnaJ, whose product MSGKDLYAVLGVSGSADDEAIKKAYRALARKHHPDANPDDPFAEERFKEVSHAHDVLSDTDKRREYDAERRYARMGGSGGGVRPGGGGGFGDMGDLFGSVFGGGRGRRGQARGGARRGQDLEVAVTLSFAQAMSGAEVPVTLERHEACSACGGTGGRAGTSPRRCTTCEGRGSLGRDIGGFSIPEPCPDCDGAGAVLEDPCPECRGSGTTSAERRIRVRIPAGAKDGTRIKLKGKGGAGMRSGPAGDLHVVTRVMPSPIYRRKGDDLVLEVPITFAEAALGAKIEVPTLDGRVAITVPAGSHDGRTLRVPGKGAPKLNGSGSGSLLAKLRVSVPTDLTDEQSGALRAFAALDESDLRGNLFR is encoded by the coding sequence CTGAGCGGAAAGGACCTGTACGCGGTCCTCGGTGTGTCCGGGTCGGCCGATGACGAGGCCATCAAGAAGGCCTACCGCGCGCTGGCCCGCAAGCATCACCCGGACGCCAACCCCGATGATCCGTTCGCGGAGGAGCGGTTCAAAGAGGTCTCGCACGCCCACGACGTCCTCTCGGACACCGACAAGCGTCGTGAGTACGACGCCGAGCGCCGGTACGCCCGGATGGGCGGCAGCGGGGGAGGCGTTCGTCCGGGCGGCGGCGGGGGATTCGGGGACATGGGCGACCTCTTCGGATCGGTGTTCGGGGGAGGCCGTGGACGTCGCGGACAGGCCCGCGGAGGTGCCCGGCGCGGCCAGGACCTCGAGGTCGCGGTCACGCTGTCGTTCGCGCAGGCGATGTCGGGTGCCGAGGTGCCGGTCACACTCGAGCGCCACGAGGCATGTAGTGCGTGCGGGGGAACCGGGGGGAGAGCGGGCACCTCGCCACGCCGGTGTACGACCTGTGAGGGGCGCGGGTCGCTTGGGCGTGACATCGGTGGCTTCTCCATCCCCGAGCCCTGCCCCGACTGCGACGGAGCCGGCGCGGTGCTTGAGGACCCCTGTCCGGAGTGCCGCGGCAGCGGTACCACGTCGGCCGAGCGCCGCATCCGCGTACGTATCCCCGCTGGTGCGAAGGACGGCACCCGGATCAAACTCAAGGGCAAGGGCGGAGCGGGCATGCGGAGCGGTCCGGCGGGTGACCTGCACGTGGTCACCCGTGTCATGCCGAGCCCCATCTACCGGCGGAAGGGCGACGACCTCGTGCTCGAGGTGCCCATCACGTTTGCCGAAGCCGCTCTGGGCGCCAAGATCGAGGTGCCGACTCTAGATGGCCGCGTCGCCATCACGGTCCCCGCTGGCAGCCACGACGGTCGCACGCTGCGCGTGCCCGGCAAAGGTGCCCCGAAACTCAACGGATCCGGCAGCGGATCGCTGCTCGCCAAACTGCGGGTGAGCGTACCCACCGACCTTACCGACGAACAGAGCGGTGCCCTCCGGGCGTTTGCCGCGCTCGACGAATCCGACCTGCGCGGGAACCTCTTTCGATGA
- a CDS encoding MerR family transcriptional regulator — protein MTSRRDDSRPVFMIGIAAEMAGVHPQTLRTYERRGLLSPGRTTGRTRLYSEADLARLRHIHTLSVSGVNLAGIVAIMGLERQLERARARIREVEDDRDMRMAEHARAVEACRRMTSTELVPMRHAGGVPAVRVTPIIPAGLRPVLRSQPGSDPRRSR, from the coding sequence ATGACGTCCCGGCGTGACGACTCGCGCCCGGTGTTCATGATCGGCATCGCCGCCGAGATGGCCGGTGTGCATCCGCAGACCCTTCGTACCTACGAACGCCGTGGGCTTCTGAGTCCCGGTCGTACCACCGGGCGCACACGCCTCTACTCCGAGGCCGATCTCGCTCGGCTCCGGCATATCCACACACTCTCCGTGAGCGGGGTCAACCTGGCGGGCATCGTTGCGATCATGGGTCTTGAACGGCAACTCGAGCGGGCGCGGGCGCGGATCCGCGAGGTGGAAGACGATCGGGACATGAGGATGGCCGAACACGCGCGGGCAGTGGAGGCCTGTCGGCGTATGACGTCGACGGAACTCGTGCCGATGCGCCATGCGGGGGGAGTGCCCGCGGTACGCGTGACGCCCATCATCCCGGCGGGGCTGCGCCCGGTACTGCGCTCGCAACCGGGCAGTGACCCGAGGAGGTCGCGGTAA